One window of Clostridiaceae bacterium genomic DNA carries:
- a CDS encoding epoxyqueuosine reductase: MGNSNEVYNSILEIMDRHSPCLFGIADISYSDYASQYKCALVIAVPHKKIMTKDVYSEEELDELICKACIDCDGIISQVADFCREQNIEYHIPPIAQESEKSLVAPFSYKFAAVNAGLGWIGKNDLLITKEYGPRVRLAAILLGFNLPVGKPIKNIKCDDKCNYCVEACPYNFLKGVKWDVNKYRDELIDYHSCNNKRSLYIKKHGRKNACGLCMVSCPFGVVKEWSNKVTSGL; this comes from the coding sequence TGAAGTATATAATTCAATACTTGAAATAATGGATAGACATTCCCCGTGTTTATTTGGAATAGCTGATATCTCGTATTCAGATTACGCAAGTCAATATAAATGTGCTTTGGTTATTGCTGTTCCTCATAAGAAGATCATGACAAAAGATGTTTATTCAGAAGAAGAACTTGATGAATTAATATGTAAGGCATGTATAGATTGCGATGGGATAATCAGCCAGGTAGCAGATTTTTGTAGAGAACAGAACATAGAATACCATATTCCGCCAATAGCTCAGGAAAGTGAAAAATCATTAGTTGCTCCATTTTCATATAAATTTGCTGCGGTGAATGCCGGGCTTGGCTGGATTGGAAAAAACGACTTATTAATTACAAAAGAATACGGTCCTAGAGTAAGGCTTGCAGCTATACTATTAGGCTTTAATCTTCCAGTAGGAAAACCTATAAAAAATATTAAATGTGATGACAAATGCAATTATTGTGTCGAGGCATGTCCTTATAATTTTTTGAAAGGGGTAAAGTGGGATGTCAATAAATACAGGGATGAATTAATAGATTATCATTCATGTAATAACAAAAGGAGTCTTTATATAAAGAAACATGGCAGAAAAAATGCATGTGGTTTATGCATGGTGTCTTGTCCATTTGGAGTTGTCAAGGAGTGGTCAAACAAAGTGACTTCTGGGTTATAG